The proteins below come from a single Eriocheir sinensis breed Jianghai 21 chromosome 11, ASM2467909v1, whole genome shotgun sequence genomic window:
- the LOC126997112 gene encoding protocadherin gamma-B6-like, which yields MVLAQDRGPQPPNTRASAKARATVEVQVYQVNIQAPRISVQHLSHVVEHAHTHIYAIIKVDDEDESESGRVDQVVIVAGDPDRLLSVTQVHGKEYNLVLLKLLDHELAPEGYNLTIQAVDCGTPSRRMRVSVHVNIADVNDHAPVFAREQYEEAVNEEAPPQTPVVRVAASDTDQGINGRVLFRIEAGIEDEKFSINPRTGLISTADWLDHELTAYYTLTVAAVDQASNALRKQSSAKVIIRILDANDNAPQFNTPNTEVTLDENEPTGSYVRRMFATRTWV from the coding sequence ATGGTCCTCGCCCAGGACCGCGGGCCGCAGCCACCTAACACGCGGGCCTCCGCCAAGGCGCGAGCCACAGTGGAGGTCCAGGTGTACCAAGTCAACATCCAGGCGCCAAGAATCTCGGTGCAGCATCTGTCCCACGTGGTCGAGCACGCTCACACCCACATATACGCCATCATCAAggtggacgacgaggacgagAGCGAGAGTGGCCGCGTGGACCAGGTGGTCATCGTGGCCGGGGACCCCGACAGGCTCCTCAGCGTCACACAGGTCCACGGCAAGGAGTACAATCTTGTGCTGCTCAAGCTGCTGGACCACGAGCTGGCGCCAGAAGGCTACAACCTAACCATCCAGGCCGTCGACTGCGGGACTCCCTCGCGCAGGATGAGAGTCAGCGTCCACGTCAACATTGCCGACGTCAACGATCACGCTCCGGTGTTTGCGCGGGAGCAGTACGAGGAGGCGGTGAACGAGGAGGCGCCGCCCCAAACCCCCGTCGTGCGGGTGGCCGCCTCGGACACAGACCAGGGCATCAACGGCAGAGTGCTATTCAGGATCGAGGCAGGGATTGAGGACGAAAAATTCTCTATAAACCCTCGCACAGGCCTAATATCAACGGCTGACTGGCTGGACCATGAGCTGACGGCCTACTACACCttgacggtggcggcggtggaccaGGCCAGCAACGCCCTCAGGAAACAGTCCTCGGCCAAGGTTATAATTAGAATTCTTGACGCCAACGACAACGCGCCTCAGTTCAACACGCCCAACACGGAGGTGACGCTGGACGAGAATGAGCCAACGGGGTCTTACGTCAGACGCATGTTCGCCACGCGGACGTGGGTCTGA